Part of the Azospirillum brasilense genome is shown below.
GATCTTCGCGGGGCGGTTCAGGGTGATGCGCCGCAGGTCGCCGTCGTCGCGGACGAGAAGCGTGCCGGTCATGACGCCGCCCTCCCCGCCCCGTGCAGCATGCGTCCGGCGATCACCGTTTCCCCATGCTGGTTGTCGATCCAGACGTCGTAGCCGTCGCCGTCGGCGCGGCGCTGGCCGCCCGCGGTCACCACGTCGTCCTCGCGCACCGGGCGCAGGAAGCGGATGTCGAGCGTCGCGTCGGACACCGCCGCCTCGCCCAGGCTGCGGCGGACCGCCTGCCAGAGCAGGTTCACCGACAGCAGGCCGTGGGCGATGATGCCCTTCATCGGCGTCGTCGCCGCGAAGTCGGGATCGACGTGGATCGGGTTGAAATCGTCGGTCAGCTCGGCGTAGAGCCGGATCGCCGCGCGGTCGATCCGCTTGGTGACCGGGGTCAGGCGGTCGATGGTGGTCGTCCCGTCCGCCATGGTCAGGCCGCCCACAGGATGGTCATGCGGCCGCGGAAACAGGGGGTCCCGTCTTCCCCTACGGTCTCGGTGTCGAAATGGACCCAGCGGCGGTCGCGCTTCAGCTCCTTTCCGGCGCAGGCGATGCGGGTGGTCAAGCGCTCCCCGACCGCCGGGCGGCGCAGCATCTCGTAACGCTGGGAGCCGTGGATGTTCCCCGGCGGGCGCGGCACGACGAGGCTGGAATAGGCCCGCATGGTCGCCACCGCGATCATCCCGGCGGGCATCCGCCCGTCCGGCGGGTCGTCGGGGTAGAGGCTGGTCCAGCGCTCCATCAGCGCGTCGGACAGGTGAAGCTCCTCGGCGCCGAAGGCGGCGCCCTCCCGGAGCGTGTCGAACAGATGCATGGATGGTCCCTCCCGAAGGGTTGGGTTCACTCCACCAGGGGCCGGACCTGCGGCAGCGCGCCGCCGCCGGCCAGCGGCTCGAACAGGACGCGGACGCGCAAGCCGATGCGGGCGTCCGACGGCGGTCCACCGCGCAGATTGACCATCAGGCGGAAGCCCTCGTCGAAGTCGACCAGCGCCAGGACGTAGGGCGTGTCCGCCTTGAAGGCCGCGGTCGGCGCCCGGTGGACGATGGTGAAGCTGTGGATGGTGCCGAGCCCGGCGGACCGCTCCGTCCCCGGCCCTGCGGCCCGGCACGCGGTGCAGAAGGGCCGCGGCGGAAACTGGACGTGGCCGCAGGCGGCGCAGCGCTGAAAGGTCAGCGCCCCCTCCGCGCAGGCGTCCCAGAAGGTGCGGGTGTCGGCGGTGACCAGCGGAACGGGCTTTGCGGCCATTGGATCTTTGGCTGATGGATCGGTCGCGGTCATCGTCAGGCCCTCCCCAGGATCAGCGAGCAGTGGGCGGACAGGATGCCGCCGTCGCCATGGACGAAGGCGGTTTCCGCCCCCGCCACCTGCCGGGCCTCGGCCTCGCCGCGCAATTGCCGCACCGCCTCGACGATGTGGAACATGCCGCCCGCCGCCCCCGAATGGCCGTAGGACAGCAGCCCGCCGTGGGTGTTGCAGGGCAGGACCCCGTCCAGCTCCAGAGCGCCGTCGAGGATCGCCGGACCGGCCTCCCCCTTCGGGAAGAAGCCGATGGATTCCAGCTCGGCCAGCAGGGTGATGGTGAAGCTGTCGTAGATCTCGGCCACGTCGATGTCCGCCGGGGTCAGCCCGGCCATGGCGAAGGCCTGCGCCGCCGACTGCCGGCAACCGAAATCGGTCAGCGAGGGCATGGCGAAGGCGTGCTCGTGCGTGTTCATCTGGCCGTAGCCGAGGATCGACACCGCGCGGTCCGTATGATCGGCCGCCGCGTCGGCGGCGCTGATCACCAGGGCGGCGCCACCGTCCGAGACGAGGCAGCAGTCGTACAGCCGCAGCGGGTCGGCGATCATGCGGGCGGACAGCGCCTGCTCCATGGTCAGCGGGTCGCGGGCCTGGGCCTTGGGGTGGCGGCGCGCGTGACCGCGCTGGGTAACGGAGATGGCGGCGAGATGCTCCGCCGTGACGCCGCGCTCGAACATGCAGCGCCGGGCGACCAGCGCGTAGGCCGCGGGGATCGACATGCCGTAGGGGCGCTCGAACTGCGGGTGGCCGACCTCGGCCAGCGCGGCGACGGCGCCGCTGCGCCCCAGCCCGGTCAGGCGGTTGTCGGCGCAGACGGCCAGGACGTTGCGGCAGATGCCCGCCCGCACCAGCGCCGCCGCCTGCATCACCAGCGCGCAGGCGGTCGCCCCGCCGGCCTGGACGGCGGCGCTGTAGGACGGCGCGATGCCGAAATACTCGTTGAAGACCGACGACAGCATCAGATGCGGCTCGGCCAGCGAATAGGCGCAGAGCACGCCGTCCACCTCGTCCGCCCGCAGGCCGGCGTCGGCCAGCGCCGCGGACGCCGCTTCGGCGTGGAGCGCCATGCAACCGCTACCGTCCAGCCGTCCGACGGCGGTGTCGGCAGCTCCGGAGATCACCGGGGTCAGCGCGTGGTCTCCCGTGGGGAAAGGGGGGCGGCGGCCCGGCCCGGTCCGGCGAGCAGCCGCCCGATGCGCCGCGTGGTGTCGCGCAGGTCGCCGGCCATGGCCGCGGCCCGCTCGTCGGAGAACTGAGCGGTCAGCCCGACCGCCGACAGGGCCAGGAAGGGCCGGCCCTCGGCGTCGAGGATCGGGCTGGACACCGTCGTCACGCCGCGCGTGAAGCCGTCGCGGTCCACCGCGTAGCCGGCGGCCCGCGCCTCCTCCACCTCGGCCAGGAATTGCTCGAAGGGCGGCGGGTTGTCCTGGCGGACGGCGGCGTATTGCCGCCGCATCTCCTCCACCGGCAGGCCGGCGTGTGCCGCCATGCAGCGGCCGAGCGCGCCGACCAGCAGCGGCAGCCGGTGGCCGATCCGCATGTGAATCTGGATGGCCGAACTGGACACCGCCTGATCCACCAGCATGACGCGGTGGTCGCTGACCCGCAGCCACGCCGTCATCGGCGTCTGCCACGCGGCGGCCAGCCGTTCCAGCTCCGGATGGAGCAGCCGGGTGTAGCCGACCTGATCGAGCGCGCTGCCCGCCAGCTCCAGCAGCCCGGCGCCCAGCCGGTAGGCCTTGCCGACCTCCTCGAACTGGACCACTCGCTCGGCGGCCAGGGTCTTCAGGATGTTGAAGCAGGTGCTCGGGTTGAGGCCGAGCGCGCGGGCGACCTGGGCGCTCGACACCGCCCCGTCCTGCGCCGCCAGATAACGCAGGATCGCGAAGGCGCTGACCACCGCGCCGACCGGCTTGCCGGCGTTGAACGCCGTTGAAAGGGTGAAGGACTCCCGGTCCTGGTCGTCGGTGAGCATGGCGCGCTCTCCGTTCTCTATTGAGAATTTTATTTTCTATAAAGATTATGAGTGCGCAGATATTGTTGGTCAAACGAATTATCTGCCCTTGGCATTGTTTGAAATGCATACCCCCATAGTCATTTTGCACGGCTGCTCCCCTCCGCATCCCGAACGCAAAACGGTCCCGCCGGGAGGGGCGGGGCCGTTCGGGCTGCAGAGTGGCGGCGCAGAGTGGTGGCGCCTGCGGATCACCAGGCCAGTTCGAGGATCTCCCGGACATCGTCCTCCTTGGTGACCGGGCGCGGGTTGCTGCGGACCATCATGTTCTGCATGGCCCCGGCGGCGATGGCCGCGAAATGGTCGCGCGTCACGCCGACCGCCCGCAGGCTGTCGGGCTGTCCCAGGGCGCGCACCAGATCGGCGACCGCCGCCGCCGCGTCGCCGTCCTGCCGCCCCAGAGCCTGCGCCACCAGCCGTTGGCGGTCGGCGTTCACCGGGTGGTTCCAGCGCAGTACGCTGGGCAGCATGACGCAGGAGCAATGGCCGTGTGGCACGTTGGCGACGGCGCCGAGCTGATGGCCGATGCCGTGGCTGGCCCCCCACTCCACCCGACCCAGGCCGGTCGAGGCCAGCCAGACGCCGAGCTGGCTTTCCAGCCGCGCGTCGAGATCGTCCGGCCTCTCCCGGTTGGCGGGGAGGGAGCGCGCCAGCATCGCCAGCCCGTGCAGGCAGGTCGCGTCGGTGAAGGGCTGGGGCTTGCGCGAACAGACCGTCTCCACCGCGTGGTCGACGGCGCGGATGCCGGTGGACAGCCACAGCCGCTCCGGCGTGTGGACGGTCACGGCGGGGTCGAGGATGACCACCTGCCCGCCGATGTACCGCCCGGTGTAAAGGTCCTTGACCCGGCGGTCGGGGTCGGTGGCGCCGCCCAGGTTGGAGAATTCGGCACCCGACAGGGTGGTCGGCACGATGATCTGGCGCAGCGGCGGGTCCTTCACCGCCGGGACGATGCGGGTCCCGTCCTCGGCGACGCGGATGCGCACGGCGTCGAAGCCAGCGGTGTCGGTGATGCCCTCGGCCAGCGCGACCAGGGCGACCTTCACCGTGTCCATCGGCGTGCCGCCGCCGACCGTGACGATCAGGTCCGGCTCCAGCCGCCGCACCTCCTCGGCCAGCGCCAGGACGGAGGCGCGCGGCACATGCTCGACGCAGGAGTCGAAGACCCCGGCGCAACGCGCGCCCAGCGCGTCGCGGATGGCGGCGACGACGCCTGTGCCTCGGCTCAGCGTCCGGCTTGCCACGATCAGCGCGCGCTGTTTTCCCAGCTTGGCGACGGTTTCCGCCACCGCCTCCGCCGCCGGGCGGCCGTAGATGACGCGGTCCTGCGCCAGGAACTCATAGACACCCGACTGCATAGTGGTTCCCTCCCGTTCTTGTCTGGACACGCGTGCCCCCACCCCGGCCCTCCCCCGCTGACGCAGGGGAGGGGACCATTCTCCCTCCCCTGCGTCAGCGGGGGAGGGCCGGGGTGGGGGCAAGCGCAGCACCCACTCACCCGCCCAGATACGCCGCCGACAGCGCCGGATCGGCGGCCAGCTCCGCCGCCGGACCGCCGCGCACCACCTGCCCGCGCCGCAGCACGCAGCCGGAATGGGCGACGCGCAGGGCGATGGCCGCCACCTGCTCGCACAGCAGGATGGTGGTGCCGCGCTCGCGGCAGACGGACTCGATGAAGCCGAAGATCTGCTGCACGATCACCGGCGCCAGCCCGAGCGACGGCTCGTCGAGCAGCAGGTAGCGTGGCTCGTGGATCAGCGCCGCCGACAGGATCACCATCTGCTGCTGGCCGCCCGACAGCATGCCCGCCGGAGTCTGCCGCCGCGGCGCCAGCATCGGGAACTGCTCGTAGACGCGGTCGGCCACCGCGCGAAAGTTGCCGCCGCGGTTGCGGAAGTCCCAGGCGACCTTCAGATTCTCCTCCACCGTCATGCGGTGGAACAGCCGACGCCCCTCCAGCGCGTGCGACAGGCCGCGCCGCGCCCGCTCGTGCGGGGCCAGCCGCGTGATGTCGTCGCCGTCCAGCGTGATGCGCCCAGCCGTCGCCGGGACCAAGCCGGAAATCGCCTTCATCAGCGAGGATTTGCCGGCCCCATTGGCGCCCAGGATGGCGGTGATGGTCCCCGGCTCGGCCCGCAGCGTGACGCCGCGCACCGCCTCCACCGGTCCGTAGCGGACCTCCAGCCCGTGGATTTCGAGGCCCCTCGCAGGATTGATCTGGTCAGGCATGGATGGCCTCCCCCGGGTGGGTTTCGGTGCCGAGATAGGCGGCGACCACCGCCGGGTCACGGTACATGCCGGCCATGCCGCCCTGATAGATGACCCGCCCGCTGTCCAGAACGACCACGCGGTCGACCAGCTCGTTGAGGAAATCCATGTGGTGCTCGATCAGGATCACGCCGACACCCCGTTCCTTCAGATGGCGGACCAGCCCGCCCAGCCGTTGCAGTTCGACCTCCGACAGGCCCGCCGCCGGCTCGTCGAGCATGACGAGGCGCGGATCGGCGAGGATGACGCGCGACAGCTCGGTCATCCGCTGGTCGCCGTAGGGCAGGTCGCGCACCGGCGTGTCGGCCAGATGCGACAGGCCGGCCATGGCCATGATGGCGTCGGCGCGGCCCAGCATCGCCGCGTCCTCGCGCAGGGCGCCCGGCAGGTTCAGCGCCGCCGCCAGCGGGTTCTGCCGGTAGAGGCGGTGCCCGCCGAGCAGCACGTTCTCGCGCACCGTGAAGGCGGGGACGAGCCGCGGGTCCTGGAAGGTGCGCAGCGCGCCCCGCCGGGCCACCGCGTGGTCGGGCAGGCCGGTGATGGCGGCGCCGTCGAAGGTCACTCGACCGTCGCCCGGCCGGTAGATGCCGCTGATGATGTTGACCAGCGTGCTCTTGCCCGAGCCGTTCGGCCCGACGAGGCCGAGAATCTCCCCCGCCCCCACGGTGACCGATGCGTTGTCGAGCGCCCGCAGCCCGAGGAAGCTGATGGAAACCCCTTCCGCGCTCAGCAGCGGCCCGCTCGCCGATGGTTTCGGTGCAGCGGGCGGCGGGGTGGGCAGCGGCGCCACGTCCTTGGCGAAGCGCGGGCGCGGCAGCAGCAGGCCGGCCAGACCGCGCGGCAGCAGGACGAAGGACAGCAGCAGGATCAGGCCGTAGACCATGAACTGGTACTCGGCGAAGATCTGGAGCTTCTCCGGCAGATAGGTGAAGACGACTGCGCCCAGCACCGGCCCGGCCAGCGTGCCCAGCCCGCCGACCACCGCCATCACCAGCACCTCCACCGAGCGGTGCAGGCCGAAGGTCTCCGGCCCGAGATAGCCGACGAGATGGGCGTAGAAGCCCCCCGCCAGACCGGCCAGCGCGGCGCTGAGCATGTAGGCGTTGCGCTTGGTGCGGGCGCGCGGCACGCCGATGCTGCCGGCGGCGACCTCGCTGACATGGATGGCGAAGAAGGCACGGCCGAAGGGGCTGGTGACGAAGTTCCGCAGCAGCCACACCACCCCCGCGACCACCGCCAGCATGATCTGGAAGTAGGCGGTCGGGCCGATGGACCAGCCGAGCAGGGTCAGCGTCCGCAGGCCGGGCGACGGCACGCCGCTCAGCCCCATCATGCCGCCGGTGACCGAGGTCCACTCGCGCACCACCTCGTAGAAGATCATGCCGAAGCCGAGCGTCATCATGGCGAGGTAGAACTCGCGCACCCGCCCGGCGGCGAAGGACAGCAGCCAGCCGCTCAACGCCCCCATCGCCGCGCCGGCCAGCAGGGTCAGCGGCAGCGGAAGCCCGAAGTTCTTCATCAGCAAGGCGGAGCCGTAGGCGCCGATGCCGAGGAATCCGGCGTGGCCCAGCGAGATCTGACCGGCGACGCCGGTCAGCAGGTTGATACTCTGGGCCAGCAGGACGTTGACGAGGAGGAAGGACCAGATCTGCACGGTGGAGCCGCTGACGAACTCCGCCGCGACGCCCAGCGCCACCAGCAGGGCCGCGACCACCGGGGTCCGGGTGAGGAAGGAGAGGAGATTCCGCATCGCTGGCCCTTACACCTTCGTGAATTCCTTGCGGCCGAACAGGCCCTGCGGGCGGATGGCGAGGATCACCATCAGGATGGCGAAGGCCATGCCGTGTTCGGCGGCGGTGGAGACGTAGCCGCCGACCAGCTTCTCGATGACACCGAGCGCGATGCCGCCGACCAGGGCGCCCGCGGTGTTGCCCATGCCGCCGAAGACCGCGGCGACGAAGCCCAGCACCATCAGGTTGAAGCCGAAGCTGGGATCGACGGTGCCGGTGATCTGCGCCACCATCACCCCGGCGATGCCGGCCAGCACGCCGCTGGCGACGAAGGACAGCACGATCACCCGGCGCACCGGGATGCCGGCCAGCGCCGCCGCGTCGGCGTCGTGCGACACCGCCCGCACCGCGCGGCCCCAGGCGGAGCGGCGCAGGAACAGCTCCATTGCCACCATCAGGGTGAGCGACAGGCCAAGAACGGCGAGATACTGCGACGACACCTGGACCCCGGCGATGTCCACCGAATCCAGGCTGTCGAAGACCAGCGACGGGAAGGCGATGGCCTGCGACCCGAAGACGGTGGAGACGAAGCCCTGGAGGAAGATTCCGAGCCCCAGCGTGGAGACCACCCAGCCCATGCTGTCGCCGGATTTCAGCAGCGGGCGGATCGCGATCCGCTCCGCCACCACCATCAGCCCGCCGGCCAGCAGGATGCCCAGCGGCACGGCGAGGGCCGCGGGCATCCCGGCCGCCAGCATCGCCACCGTCGCGACCGAAGCGGTCATCAGCAGCGAGC
Proteins encoded:
- a CDS encoding MaoC family dehydratase, translating into MADGTTTIDRLTPVTKRIDRAAIRLYAELTDDFNPIHVDPDFAATTPMKGIIAHGLLSVNLLWQAVRRSLGEAAVSDATLDIRFLRPVREDDVVTAGGQRRADGDGYDVWIDNQHGETVIAGRMLHGAGRAAS
- a CDS encoding MaoC family dehydratase produces the protein MHLFDTLREGAAFGAEELHLSDALMERWTSLYPDDPPDGRMPAGMIAVATMRAYSSLVVPRPPGNIHGSQRYEMLRRPAVGERLTTRIACAGKELKRDRRWVHFDTETVGEDGTPCFRGRMTILWAA
- a CDS encoding Zn-ribbon domain-containing OB-fold protein; the protein is MAAKPVPLVTADTRTFWDACAEGALTFQRCAACGHVQFPPRPFCTACRAAGPGTERSAGLGTIHSFTIVHRAPTAAFKADTPYVLALVDFDEGFRLMVNLRGGPPSDARIGLRVRVLFEPLAGGGALPQVRPLVE
- a CDS encoding thiolase family protein, with amino-acid sequence MALHAEAASAALADAGLRADEVDGVLCAYSLAEPHLMLSSVFNEYFGIAPSYSAAVQAGGATACALVMQAAALVRAGICRNVLAVCADNRLTGLGRSGAVAALAEVGHPQFERPYGMSIPAAYALVARRCMFERGVTAEHLAAISVTQRGHARRHPKAQARDPLTMEQALSARMIADPLRLYDCCLVSDGGAALVISAADAAADHTDRAVSILGYGQMNTHEHAFAMPSLTDFGCRQSAAQAFAMAGLTPADIDVAEIYDSFTITLLAELESIGFFPKGEAGPAILDGALELDGVLPCNTHGGLLSYGHSGAAGGMFHIVEAVRQLRGEAEARQVAGAETAFVHGDGGILSAHCSLILGRA
- a CDS encoding IclR family transcriptional regulator; this encodes MLTDDQDRESFTLSTAFNAGKPVGAVVSAFAILRYLAAQDGAVSSAQVARALGLNPSTCFNILKTLAAERVVQFEEVGKAYRLGAGLLELAGSALDQVGYTRLLHPELERLAAAWQTPMTAWLRVSDHRVMLVDQAVSSSAIQIHMRIGHRLPLLVGALGRCMAAHAGLPVEEMRRQYAAVRQDNPPPFEQFLAEVEEARAAGYAVDRDGFTRGVTTVSSPILDAEGRPFLALSAVGLTAQFSDERAAAMAGDLRDTTRRIGRLLAGPGRAAAPLSPRETTR
- a CDS encoding iron-containing alcohol dehydrogenase; the encoded protein is MQSGVYEFLAQDRVIYGRPAAEAVAETVAKLGKQRALIVASRTLSRGTGVVAAIRDALGARCAGVFDSCVEHVPRASVLALAEEVRRLEPDLIVTVGGGTPMDTVKVALVALAEGITDTAGFDAVRIRVAEDGTRIVPAVKDPPLRQIIVPTTLSGAEFSNLGGATDPDRRVKDLYTGRYIGGQVVILDPAVTVHTPERLWLSTGIRAVDHAVETVCSRKPQPFTDATCLHGLAMLARSLPANRERPDDLDARLESQLGVWLASTGLGRVEWGASHGIGHQLGAVANVPHGHCSCVMLPSVLRWNHPVNADRQRLVAQALGRQDGDAAAAVADLVRALGQPDSLRAVGVTRDHFAAIAAGAMQNMMVRSNPRPVTKEDDVREILELAW
- a CDS encoding ABC transporter ATP-binding protein, yielding MPDQINPARGLEIHGLEVRYGPVEAVRGVTLRAEPGTITAILGANGAGKSSLMKAISGLVPATAGRITLDGDDITRLAPHERARRGLSHALEGRRLFHRMTVEENLKVAWDFRNRGGNFRAVADRVYEQFPMLAPRRQTPAGMLSGGQQQMVILSAALIHEPRYLLLDEPSLGLAPVIVQQIFGFIESVCRERGTTILLCEQVAAIALRVAHSGCVLRRGQVVRGGPAAELAADPALSAAYLGG
- a CDS encoding ABC transporter permease subunit; translation: MRNLLSFLTRTPVVAALLVALGVAAEFVSGSTVQIWSFLLVNVLLAQSINLLTGVAGQISLGHAGFLGIGAYGSALLMKNFGLPLPLTLLAGAAMGALSGWLLSFAAGRVREFYLAMMTLGFGMIFYEVVREWTSVTGGMMGLSGVPSPGLRTLTLLGWSIGPTAYFQIMLAVVAGVVWLLRNFVTSPFGRAFFAIHVSEVAAGSIGVPRARTKRNAYMLSAALAGLAGGFYAHLVGYLGPETFGLHRSVEVLVMAVVGGLGTLAGPVLGAVVFTYLPEKLQIFAEYQFMVYGLILLLSFVLLPRGLAGLLLPRPRFAKDVAPLPTPPPAAPKPSASGPLLSAEGVSISFLGLRALDNASVTVGAGEILGLVGPNGSGKSTLVNIISGIYRPGDGRVTFDGAAITGLPDHAVARRGALRTFQDPRLVPAFTVRENVLLGGHRLYRQNPLAAALNLPGALREDAAMLGRADAIMAMAGLSHLADTPVRDLPYGDQRMTELSRVILADPRLVMLDEPAAGLSEVELQRLGGLVRHLKERGVGVILIEHHMDFLNELVDRVVVLDSGRVIYQGGMAGMYRDPAVVAAYLGTETHPGEAIHA
- a CDS encoding branched-chain amino acid ABC transporter permease yields the protein MHFVLQLVFAGVCVGAVYALIAMGLSLTFWTTRTLNFGQGSLLMTASVATVAMLAAGMPAALAVPLGILLAGGLMVVAERIAIRPLLKSGDSMGWVVSTLGLGIFLQGFVSTVFGSQAIAFPSLVFDSLDSVDIAGVQVSSQYLAVLGLSLTLMVAMELFLRRSAWGRAVRAVSHDADAAALAGIPVRRVIVLSFVASGVLAGIAGVMVAQITGTVDPSFGFNLMVLGFVAAVFGGMGNTAGALVGGIALGVIEKLVGGYVSTAAEHGMAFAILMVILAIRPQGLFGRKEFTKV